GCGCAGTTGGCGGTGTAGTAGTCGTAGTGGTAGCGCGCGTTCTCAGGTTTGGCCCGTTCGGCCAGGCCGGCGGCCAGGGCACGGGCCTGGTCCGGGCGCAGGTCCAGCCATTGCACGCTGGCACCGCGGCCGGTCTCGTCGTAGTACGACAGGTCCTGCTGCAGCGGCAGCGCCACCAGGTAATACATCATGTCGCCGCGTGCGAAGCGGCTGATGAAGTCATCCTCGGACGGATCGAAGTAACCGAAGTTGTACGAGATCGCCTCGCCGCTGACCGGGTCGAGCACCACGATGGCGTCGTGGCCGAAGCGTTCGAAGAACACCGTGCCCGGCTGCATGGTCACCACGCCGATGCGCGGCGCCGGCGCTTCCTGCGGGGCGGCGGCATCGGTGGCCGGCGCGGCGGCCATCGCCTGCGCGAAGGCCGCCTGCGGCAGGGCCATGGCCAGCACGCACAGTGCCAGCCACACACTCAGGATCAGGCCCCGGCGCTTCAAGCGTCGTCCTGCTCGTCCGGCGGCAGCACCGTCACATGGAAGGCCTGCACCCGGCGCGCATCGGCGCGTGCCACGCGGAACATGAAGCGGTCCAGCGCCAGCTCATCGCCGACCTCGGGCAGGTGGCCGATCGCCTCGGTCACCAGGCCGCCGATGGTGTCGTAGTCCTCGTCGGAGAACGTGGCACCGAAGCGCTCGTTGAAATCGCCGATCGCGGTCAGCGCGTCGACCACGTAGCGGCCATCGGCCTGGATCGCGATCTGTGCCGATTGATCCTCGGCCTCGTCATGCTCGTCGTCGATCTCGCCGACGATCTGTTCCAGCACGTCCTCGATGGTGACCAGGCCGGCGACACCGCCGTACTCGTCCACCACCATGGCCATGTGGTTGCGCGACAGGCGGAATTCCTTCAGCAGCACGTTGAGCTTCTTCGCCTCGGGGATCAGCACCGCCGGGCGCAGCAGTTCGCGCACGTTGGCCGGCCCGTTGTCGGCGACCACGCCGCGCAGCAGGTCCTTGGCCAGCAGGATGCCAAGGATGTCGTCCTTGTTCTCGCCGTGCACCGGGAAGCGTGAGTGGCCCGATTCGACGACCTGTTTCATCAGGTCCAGGAAGGGCGCCTCGACCGGCAGCGAAACCATCTGCGAGCGCGAGATCATCACGTCGCCCACGGTCAGCTCGGCCACCGAAATGGCGCCTTCCATCATCTTCAGGGTATCGGCGGCGATCAGACCCTCTTCCTGCGCGGTGTGCAGGACAGCGACCAGCTCGTCGCGGGTATGGGGTTCGCCGGAGAAGGCGGAGGTCAGGCGTTCAAGCCAGCCGCGCTTCTTTTCATTGGGCTCCAGGGAGGAGCTACTACTGTCGTCTTCTGACATCTCTGGAAAAAGGGCACCCGGCAAGCCGGGCGTTGTCCCAAGTCTAGCAGGATGTTGGGGCCTTTCAGTGACCGCCGGCGGCCGCGGCCGGAATCTCGTCGTCGGCCGGCAGATCCAGGCTGTAGGT
This genomic stretch from Stenotrophomonas sp. SAU14A_NAIMI4_5 harbors:
- a CDS encoding transporter associated domain-containing protein, giving the protein MSEDDSSSSSLEPNEKKRGWLERLTSAFSGEPHTRDELVAVLHTAQEEGLIAADTLKMMEGAISVAELTVGDVMISRSQMVSLPVEAPFLDLMKQVVESGHSRFPVHGENKDDILGILLAKDLLRGVVADNGPANVRELLRPAVLIPEAKKLNVLLKEFRLSRNHMAMVVDEYGGVAGLVTIEDVLEQIVGEIDDEHDEAEDQSAQIAIQADGRYVVDALTAIGDFNERFGATFSDEDYDTIGGLVTEAIGHLPEVGDELALDRFMFRVARADARRVQAFHVTVLPPDEQDDA